One segment of Brassica napus cultivar Da-Ae chromosome C3, Da-Ae, whole genome shotgun sequence DNA contains the following:
- the LOC125584022 gene encoding uncharacterized protein At5g01610, producing MDQMFNKVGSYWLGQKANKQFDSVGDDINSISTSIEGGAKWLVNKFKGTMQKPLPELLKEYDLPVGIFPRDATNYEFDEQTKKLTVLIPSVCEVGYKDSSVLKFTTTVTGYLEKGKLSEVEGMKTKVMIWVKVTSISADSSKVYFTAGMKKSRNRDAYEVLRDGVRVDKF from the exons ATGGATCAGATGTTCAACAAGGTTGGATCCTACTGGTTAGGTCAGAAGGCGAACAAACAATTTGACTCTGTTGGTGACGATATCAAC TCGATATCAACGAGCATCGAAGGAGGAGCAAAATGGTTGGTCAACAAATTCAAAG GAACAATGCAGAAGCCGTTGCCTGAGTTGCTGAAAGAATATGATTTGCCTGTGGGCATCTTCCCACGCGATGCTACAAACTACGAGTTCGATGAGCAGACAAAGAAACTGACGGTGCTGATCCCATCAGTCTGCGAAGTTGGCTACAAGGACTCATCCGTCCTCAAATTCACCACAACAGTAACGGGATATCTGGAGAAAGGGAAGCTAAGTGAGGTGGAAGGGATGAAGACAAAAGTGATGATATGGGTCAAAGTCACAAGCATCTCTGCGGACTCATCAAAGGTGTATTTCACTGCGGGGATGAAGAAGAGCAGAAACCGAGATGCTTATGAGGTTCTTAGAGATGGCGTTCGAGTTGATAAATTCTAA
- the LOC106433817 gene encoding gamma-interferon-responsive lysosomal thiol protein, with protein sequence MASYVRFSTTIFFCFFLSLSSSQKVTLSLYYEALCPFCADFIVNHLPQIFQNGLISSIDLHLVPWGNTLFKPDGTILCQHGEAECALNAIHACAINAYPDVMKHVGYIYCTERLVLENKLEQWADCFELVGLSRAALDCYINGYGHQLELKYAEETSELNPAHTFVPWVVVNNQPLQENYQNFVMYVCNAYGSNQVPEACMNLNHSVETLSTVNSSVEKLSYSHQVCYANQ encoded by the exons ATGGCATCATATGTCAGGTTCTCCACCACAATCTTTTTCTGCTTCTTCTTATCTCTCTCTTCAAGTCAGAAAGTCACCTTGAGTCTCTACTACGAAGCTCTATGCCCCTTTTGTGCAGATTTCATCGTTAACCACTTGCCTCAGATCTTCCAAAACGGCTTAATCTCATCCATTGATCTCCACCTCGTCCCATGGGGCAACACCCTTTTCAAACCAGATGGCACCATTCTCTGCCAG CACGGGGAAGCTGAGTGTGCGCTCAATGCTATTCATGCCTGTGCAATTAACGCATACCCTGATGTT ATGAAGCATGTTGGATACATCTACTGTACCGAACGACTGGTCTTGGAAAACAAGCTCGAACAATGGGCTGATTGTTTCGAATTGGTTGGTTTGAGCAGAGCAGCCCTTGATTGCTACATCAATGGGTACGGACACCAG CTTGAACTGAAGTATGCTGAAGAAACCTCAGAGCTTAATCCAGCACATACTTTTGTGCCATGGGTGGTTGTGAACAACCAACCACTTCAAGAG AACTATCAGAACTTTGTAATGTATGTATGCAATGCTTATGGGAGCAACCAGGTGCCAGAAGCGTGCATGAACCTCAACCATTCAGTGGAAACTCTAAGCACGGTTAATAGTTCAGTAGAGAAGCTAAGTTATAGTCACCAAGTTTGCTATGCCAATCAATAA
- the LOC106433821 gene encoding protein trichome birefringence-like 35 gives MSQRWSRKKSRLPLAGLLFMLALAVTFMVLYNERSIQQIHLHHSTNREQDLREASTFTSFVHPNLPPRNNLEVLDRFSRCNSTNEYSGKKIGWVDHMSGQGSDFVAAAAKEEICDVFSGKWVFDNSSSSYPLHKESECPYMSDQLACQKHGRPDLDYQHWRWQPHPPCNLKRWNVTEMWEMLRGKRLMFVGDSLNRGQWISMVCLLQSVIPRDKQSMSPNAHLTIFRAEDYNATVEFLWAPLLVESNSDDPVNHRLDERIIRPDSVLKHASKWQHADILIFNTYLWWRQGPVKIQWSSEEKGSCEEVNGAEGMEMAMNAWAHWVSNNVDPNTKRVFFVTMSPTHQWSREWNPGSEGNCYGEKKPIQEETYWGSGSDIPTMRMVERVLRGLGPKVSVINITQLSEYRKDGHPSVYRKFWEPLNDDRLKNPASYSDCIHWCVPGVPDVWNQLLFHFL, from the exons ATGTCGCAGAGATGGAGCAGGAAGAAGAGCCGGCTTCCACTAGCTGGTCTACTCTTCATGCTCGCACTCGCCGTCACCTTTATGGTTCTCTACAACGAGCGTAGCATCCAGCAGATCCACCTCCACCACAGCACTAATCGCGAGCAAGATCTCCGAGAAGCTTCCACCTTTACTTCTTTCGTCCATCCCAATCTTCCTCCTCGGAATAATCTCG AGGTTTTGGATAGATTCAGCCGATGCAACTCGACGAATGAGTACAGTGGCAAGAAAATCGGATGGGTTGACCATATGAGTGGTCAAGGATCTGActttgttgctgctgctgcaaaGGAGGAGATTTGTGATGTCTTCTCTGGGAAATGGGTCTTTGATAATTCTTCTTCCTCCTACCCACTACACAAGGAATCTGAGTGTCCCTACATGTCTGACCAGCTTGCTTGTCAGAAGCATGGCAGGCCTGATTTGGATTATCAACACTGGAGGTGGCAACCTCATCCCCCCTGCAACTTGAAAAGGTGGAATGTGACCGAGATGTGGGAGATGCTGAGGGGAAAGAGATTGATGTTTGTTGGAGACTCCTTAAACAGAGGCCAATGGATTTCTATGGTCTGTCTCTTACAGTCTGTTATCCCGCGTGACAAGCAATCCATGTCTCCTAACGCTCACCTCACCATCTTCAGGGCTGAG GATTACAATGCCACGGTGGAATTCCTGTGGGCTCCATTGCTCGTCGAATCCAACTCTGATGACCCGGTCAATCACAGGCTGGATGAACGGATCATCCGACCAGATTCAGTTCTCAAACATGCATCAAAGTGGCAACATGCTGATATCTTAATCTTCAACACATACTTGTGGTGGAGGCAAGGTCCTGTCAAGATCCA ATGGAGCAGCGAAGAAAAAGGATCATGCGAGGAGGTGAATGGCGCGGAGGGAATGGAAATGGCTATGAATGCGTGGGCTCATTGGGTTTCCAACAATGTCGATCCAAACACAAAGCGGGTCTTCTTCGTTACAATGTCTCCTACACATCAATG GAGCCGAGAGTGGAACCCGGGAAGCGAGGGAAACTGCTACGGGGAGAAGAAGCCGATACAGGAAGAGACTTACTGGGGTAGTGGGTCGGATATTCCGACAATGAGGATGGTGGAGAGAGTGTTGAGGGGATTAGGACCAAAGGTCTCAGTTATCAACATCACACAGTTGTCTGAGTATCGTAAAGACGGTCATCCCTCAGTGTACCGGAAATTCTGGGAACCTCTAAACGATGACAGGTTGAAAAATCCGGCGTCTTATTCAGATTGCATTCATTGGTGTGTACCTGGTGTTCCTGATGTCTGGAATCAATtgcttttccattttttgtgA
- the LOC106433815 gene encoding protein TIC 56, chloroplastic, with the protein MSSMNFNPFQSWFEKPPNPVPSINFAESFFPKSQKFASIGLPKLLKKKPEPEETEEAGMYKKMAEQFLWECENRPDYRHAPQVDKILNEDPLFEKKENPSTEEVEAEEKWWERFRASPVVQFMARAEEIADDMNKMELEENDTPYRREDRDLWRAVPHVPGLDGRPMPRKAIKTKEESDDKFWDFMKQFLFGLWGFRQRPYPPGRPIDVAQAIGYKRLEKRYYDFIMKTGGWWYKDRLGRSRGPCELITLKTAYGAGIIDRDTFIWGEDMDEWAPIHMVYGLEPAIATWEVRLGAAATAFLHKLQKGIPPWVPLKGREPKTYKQLQKEAIESKKRDMAVMEANDGVWPGLRTPSHALFLWASGSELTTVLESDHMPNKFIPKQLRQELAKVIPGLRPWEVISVEQAMDQISYGGEWYRKPLGTYTTGPPYIREWNRNVRRLFRIYYNLSVRVAEKLEKTLPGFNTIMEKVQKDYESRVARRMKRREQELRERDLKNHSGHSDEDEEEEDGDK; encoded by the exons ATGTCGTCGATGAACTTCAATCCATTTCAGAGCTGGTTCGAGAAACCACCGAACCCAGTTCCATCAATCAACTTCGCTGAATCCTTCTTCCCCAAGTCGCAGAAGTTCGCATCGATTGGGCTTCCAAAGTTGTTAAAGAAGAAGCCAGAGCCAGAAGAGACGGAGGAGGCAGGGATGTATAAGAAAATGGCGGAGCAGTTCCTGTGGGAGTGCGAGAACAGACCCGACTACAGGCACGCTCCCCAAGTGGATAAGATTCTCAACGAGGACCCTCTCTTCGAGAAGAAGGAGAACCCCAGCACAGAGGAGGTCGAGGCCGAGGAGAAATGGTGGGAGAGGTTCCGAGCGAGCCCCGTGGTCCAGTTCATGGCGCGCGCGGAGGAGATTGCGGACGACATGAACAAGATGGAGCTGGAGGAGAACGACACTCCGTATAGGAGAGAAGACAGGGACTTGTGGAGAGCGGTGCCTCACGTGCCGGGGCTCGACGGGAGGCCGATGCCGAGGAAGGCCATAAAGACCAAGGAAGAGAGTGATGATAAGTTTTGGGATTTCATGAAGCAGTTCCTCTTCGGCCTCTGGGGATTCCGCCAGAGGCCTTACCCGCCGGGTCGACCCATTGACGTCGCTCAGGCTATTGGTTACAAACGCCTCGAGAAGCGCTACTATGACT TCATAATGAAGACGGGTGGTTGGTGGTACAAGGACCGACTTGGCCGTTCGAGAGGCCCATGTGAGCTTATTACTCTTAAGACGGCTTATGGAGCTGGAATCATTGACAGAGATACTTTCATTTGGGGCGAGGACATGGATGAGTGGGCCCCTATTCACATGGTTTACGGTTTGGAACCTGCTATTGCCACTTGGGAAG TGAGGCTTGGTGCAGCGGCAACAGCTTTCCTACACAAACTCCAAAAGGGAATACCTCCATGGGTTCCTCTAAAGGGAAGAGAGCCCAAAACATACAAGCAGCTTCAGAAAGAAGCTATCGAGAGCAAGAAACGCGACATGGCTGTTATGGAAGCTAACGATGGTGTTTGGCCTGGACTCAGAACTCCCAGCCATGCTCTCTTTCTATGGGCCAGTGGCTCTGAACTAACAACCGTCCTCGAATCTGATCACATGCCCAACAAGTTCATCCCAAAACAGCTTAG GCAAGAGTTGGCGAAAGTAATACCAGGGTTGAGGCCATGGGAAGTGATAAGCGTAGAGCAAGCAATGGATCAGATTAGCTATGGGGGAGAGTGGTACCGTAAGCCACTTGGTACCTACACAACGGGTCCTCCTTACATCAGAGAATGGAACAGGAATGTCAGG AGATTGTTTAGGATATACTACAACCTGAGTGTGCGAGTGGCGGAGAAGCTGGAGAAGACACTACCAGGATTCAACACaataatggaaaaagtacaGAAAGATTATGAGAGTAGGGTTGCTAGGAGGATGAAGCGGAGGGAGCAGGAGCTGAGAGAAAGGGACTTGAAGAATCATTCTGGCCATAGCGATGAggatgaagaggaggaggatggGGATAAATGA
- the LOC106433816 gene encoding ferritin-1, chloroplastic (The RefSeq protein has 1 substitution compared to this genomic sequence), whose translation MASKALSSFTAKPAVSLLPHGVSSSASPSVMSLSFSRHTGGRGVVAASSTVDTNNMPMTGVVFQPFEEVKKADLAIPITSNASLARQRYADSSEAAINEQINVEYNVSYVYHSMYAYFDRDNVALKGLAKFFKESSDEEREHAEKFMEYQNQRGGRVTLHPIVSPISDFEHAEKGDALYAMELALSLEKLTNEKLLNLHRVASENNDPQLADFVESEFLGEQIEAIKKISDFITQLRMVGKGHGVWHFDQMLLN comes from the exons atggCATCCAAGGCACTCTCTTCTTTCACGGCTAAGCCCGCTGTGTCACTGCTCCCCCATGGCGTCTCCTCCTCTGCCTCTCCGTCTGTTATGTCTCTGAGCTTCTCAAGGCACACTGGCGGCAGAGGAGTGGTGGCTGCGTCCTCAACGGTAGACACAAACAATATGCCGATGACAGGAGTGGTGTTCCAGCCGTTCGAGGAGGTGAAGAAAGCCGATCTGGCCATTCCAATCACATCTAATGCCTCCCTCGCTCGCCAGAGGTATGCCGACTCTAGCGAGGCTGCCATTAACGAGCAAATCAA TGTGGAATACAACGTGTCGTATGTGTACCATTCAATGTACGCCTACTTCGACAGAGACAACGTTGCTCTCAAGGGTCTTGCCAA ATTTTTCAAGGAATCAAGTGATGAAGAAAGAGAGCACGCTGAGAAGTTTATGGAGTACCAG AACAAAAGAGGAGGAAGAGTGACACTCCACCCTATCGTCTCCCCTATCTCTGATTTTGAACATGCTGAAAAAGGAGATGccttatatg CAATGGAGTTGGCCCTGTCTCTGGAGAAACTTACCAACGAGAAGCTTCTAAACCTTCACAGA gtggCATCAGAGAACAATGACCCACAGTTAGCTGATTTTGTTGAGAGTGAGTTTCTTGGAGAGCag ATTGAAGCAATCAAGAAGATCTCAGACTTCATCACCCAGCTAAGGATGGTTGGCAAAGGACACG GAGTTTGGCATTTCGACCAGATGCTTTTGAACTAG